From a region of the Candidatus Zixiibacteriota bacterium genome:
- the serC gene encoding 3-phosphoserine/phosphohydroxythreonine transaminase: MANRVFNFNPGPSTLPLEVLKIIQDELLDYRDTGMSIIESSHRSPEFDEVNEAAISLAREVFGLDDKYHVVFLTGGASQQFFQIPMNFLAGGKTGAYADTGTWSTKAIKEANIVSRAYVAFDGKAVDYKHIPSQNELDIPADSAYLHITTNNTIKGTQYHYLPETNGLPLIADMSSDIASRRLDYSKFAMFYAGSQKNLGASGTTLVVMRDDLLQKSNDELPTLLNYKTQAAKKSLSNTPPSFSIYVVKLILEWIKRQGGLHGVEKINERKKDLIYGVIDNNTDYFKGAVEKDSRSWMNITLRLPSEDLEKKFIADAKAAGFIGLKGHRSVGGVRASVYNAMPLEGAEKLAQFMEDFKKKN, translated from the coding sequence ATGGCAAACAGAGTTTTCAATTTCAATCCCGGACCGTCCACGCTGCCGCTGGAAGTTCTCAAGATCATCCAGGACGAACTGCTGGACTATCGGGATACAGGTATGTCGATTATCGAGAGTTCTCATCGCTCTCCGGAGTTTGACGAGGTCAACGAAGCGGCGATCTCACTGGCGCGGGAAGTTTTTGGTCTGGACGACAAGTATCATGTAGTTTTCCTCACCGGCGGCGCATCACAGCAGTTCTTCCAGATACCCATGAATTTCCTGGCGGGCGGTAAAACCGGCGCCTATGCCGATACCGGCACCTGGTCAACCAAGGCGATCAAGGAAGCCAACATCGTCTCCAGGGCATATGTCGCCTTCGACGGCAAGGCGGTCGATTATAAACACATCCCTTCCCAGAACGAATTGGATATTCCGGCCGATTCGGCTTATCTGCATATCACTACCAATAACACTATCAAAGGCACTCAGTATCATTACCTCCCCGAGACAAATGGCCTGCCGCTCATTGCTGATATGTCGTCCGATATCGCCTCGCGCCGTCTGGACTACAGCAAGTTCGCCATGTTCTATGCCGGATCGCAAAAGAACCTGGGTGCATCGGGGACAACCCTGGTGGTGATGCGCGACGATCTGTTGCAGAAGTCTAACGACGAATTACCGACTCTGCTCAACTATAAAACCCAGGCCGCTAAAAAATCGTTGTCCAACACGCCGCCGTCATTTTCGATCTACGTTGTCAAATTGATCCTCGAGTGGATCAAGCGACAGGGTGGATTGCACGGTGTTGAGAAGATCAATGAGAGGAAAAAAGACTTGATCTACGGCGTAATTGATAATAACACTGACTACTTCAAAGGCGCGGTTGAGAAGGACAGTCGGTCCTGGATGAACATCACGCTGCGACTTCCTTCAGAGGACCTTGAGAAGAAATTCATTGCCGACGCTAAGGCGGCTGGTTTCATAGGTCTGAAGGGTCATCGCTCGGTAGGCGGTGTACGCGCTTCGGTATACAATGCTATGCCCCTGGAAGGAGCAGAGAAGCTGGCCCAGTTCATGGAAGACTTCAAGAAGAAGAACTAG
- a CDS encoding YigZ family protein produces the protein MDDVYHTPATEARYETKVKGSRFIAECRLVSSPEDATTALASIRKGEHAATHHCYAWRVGLFDDMKFKYSDDGEPSGTAGRPIYDAMCGRGLDNVLVVVTRYYGGTKLGTGGLARAYGEAAAGALDAAGSQKKYLTAKYRVVIDFGLFDQLNRMLAKFEARQVKADYSDRVTLEIEIRLSRSEVLVAEIIELSGGKATVEQLQA, from the coding sequence ATGGACGATGTCTATCACACTCCGGCGACTGAAGCCAGATACGAGACAAAAGTAAAGGGTTCGCGGTTCATTGCCGAGTGTCGTCTGGTTTCATCACCCGAGGATGCGACAACCGCCCTGGCGTCTATTCGCAAAGGCGAGCACGCCGCCACACATCATTGCTATGCCTGGCGGGTGGGACTGTTTGATGACATGAAGTTCAAGTACTCGGATGACGGCGAACCTTCCGGTACTGCCGGGCGACCGATCTATGATGCGATGTGTGGGCGTGGGCTTGACAATGTTTTGGTGGTGGTAACGCGCTATTATGGTGGAACGAAACTGGGCACGGGAGGACTGGCGCGTGCCTATGGCGAAGCTGCGGCAGGAGCTCTCGACGCGGCAGGAAGTCAGAAAAAGTATCTGACCGCCAAGTACCGGGTAGTAATCGATTTTGGTCTGTTTGATCAACTTAATCGGATGCTGGCTAAATTCGAAGCACGACAGGTGAAGGCCGACTACTCGGATCGCGTGACGCTTGAGATTGAAATCCGTCTTTCCCGATCAGAGGTGTTGGTGGCGGAAATAATCGAACTCAGTGGAGGCAAAGCCACAGTTGAACAACTCCAGGCATAA
- a CDS encoding phosphatase PAP2 family protein translates to MLELLGDIDRTMFLFFNVTISNPVTNILMPIVTSDNLLRVLYGVAMILLLWKGDSRLRWLVLFSAFALLVADQLSSQFLKPLIARPRPCHIMTDINLLVNCGAGYALPSSHATNAFAQAALFSLAARNTRWYLWAFASIVAVSRVFVGVHYPFDVFAGAFIGTAVGIAVAFGFGYFEQKRKEGIASSSQSKEKKR, encoded by the coding sequence ATGCTTGAACTGTTGGGCGATATAGACAGAACAATGTTCTTGTTTTTCAACGTGACCATCAGTAATCCGGTCACCAATATTTTGATGCCGATTGTTACTTCCGACAATCTATTGCGTGTACTGTACGGGGTCGCAATGATTCTCCTGTTGTGGAAAGGAGATTCGCGGCTGCGATGGCTGGTGTTGTTCTCGGCGTTCGCGCTGCTGGTAGCCGATCAGTTGTCGAGCCAGTTCCTGAAGCCGTTAATCGCCAGACCGAGACCATGTCACATAATGACCGACATCAATCTTCTGGTGAACTGTGGCGCGGGATATGCATTGCCGTCATCACATGCGACCAATGCTTTCGCTCAGGCGGCTTTGTTTTCGCTGGCTGCCAGGAACACCCGGTGGTATTTGTGGGCGTTTGCATCCATAGTGGCAGTCAGTCGCGTCTTTGTTGGTGTGCATTATCCGTTTGATGTTTTTGCGGGTGCGTTCATAGGGACGGCGGTGGGAATCGCCGTAGCCTTTGGGTTTGGGTATTTCGAGCAGAAGAGGAAGGAAGGCATCGCCTCTTCCAGTCAATCGAAAGAGAAGAAGAGGTAG
- a CDS encoding hydroxyacid dehydrogenase: protein MLVLISDAFDDSLPGILSQYGEVTDDKGRVAEANIVLIRSKTKVTKEYIDAAPNLKMVIRGGVGLDNVDLVYAKEKGVAVHNTPEASSAAVAEMAFALMIALPNHITKGDASMREGKWIKKELKRTELSDKTLGILGLGRIGLALAKRAKMFGMRTIGWHPDVYFTDWAEIIPTMEETIAQSDFVSMHMPLLPQTKGIINKDMLAKFKDGAYLINTGRGKCVVEEDIVAALKSGKLAGFATDVWYSDPPENSPLMDAPNTIFAPHIGASTKENMKRIGVIIERLVSDFAAKN from the coding sequence ATGCTGGTTCTAATCTCTGATGCTTTTGACGACTCGCTGCCGGGAATTCTCTCCCAATATGGCGAAGTAACCGACGACAAGGGCCGCGTGGCCGAGGCTAACATTGTTCTCATTCGCAGCAAGACCAAGGTGACCAAAGAGTACATCGACGCTGCACCAAACCTTAAGATGGTCATTCGGGGTGGCGTGGGGCTGGACAATGTTGATCTGGTTTATGCCAAAGAGAAGGGTGTCGCCGTTCACAATACCCCCGAGGCCTCATCGGCGGCAGTGGCTGAAATGGCTTTTGCTCTGATGATCGCGTTGCCGAATCACATCACCAAAGGTGATGCCTCCATGCGCGAAGGCAAGTGGATCAAGAAAGAACTGAAGCGAACCGAACTGTCCGACAAGACGCTTGGAATCCTTGGCCTCGGTCGGATCGGACTGGCACTCGCTAAACGTGCCAAGATGTTCGGAATGCGAACTATTGGCTGGCACCCCGATGTCTATTTTACCGACTGGGCTGAGATTATTCCCACGATGGAAGAGACCATTGCCCAATCAGATTTTGTTTCCATGCACATGCCTCTGCTGCCACAGACAAAAGGTATCATCAACAAAGATATGTTGGCCAAGTTCAAGGATGGTGCGTATCTGATCAACACTGGTCGCGGTAAGTGTGTGGTTGAAGAAGATATCGTCGCGGCTCTCAAGAGCGGCAAACTGGCCGGGTTCGCCACCGATGTCTGGTACAGCGATCCCCCGGAGAATTCACCGTTGATGGATGCCCCGAATACGATTTTCGCACCCCATATTGGTGCTTCGACGAAAGAGAATATGAAGCGTATCGGTGTTATCATTGAACGACTGGTCAGCGATTTCGCGGCTAAGAATTAG
- a CDS encoding DUF1442 domain-containing protein has translation MLSNMPLEIQRQMHCLEMIDAKDRIDGTMRMKRLRQIPPETGHFLAILAAGAPRGKFVEIGTSAGYSSLYLALACRAVGAKLVTFELLEEKARLAEETFRKAKVNDVVELVVGDALENLGDFSKIAFCFLDAEKEAYQACYEQVIPNMVKGGILVADNVTSHQTELKPFVDRALADERVDAVVLPIGKGELLCRRS, from the coding sequence ATATTGAGTAACATGCCTCTGGAGATCCAGCGGCAGATGCACTGTCTCGAAATGATAGACGCCAAGGATCGCATTGACGGTACGATGCGCATGAAACGATTACGACAGATTCCACCGGAGACAGGACACTTTCTGGCGATTCTTGCGGCTGGTGCCCCCAGGGGCAAGTTTGTTGAGATCGGAACAAGCGCCGGATATTCGAGCCTCTACCTGGCTCTCGCTTGCCGAGCGGTGGGGGCTAAGCTGGTAACCTTCGAGCTACTGGAGGAGAAAGCACGCCTGGCAGAGGAGACGTTTCGAAAGGCCAAGGTAAACGACGTTGTAGAATTGGTTGTCGGAGATGCTTTGGAAAACTTAGGAGACTTCAGCAAAATCGCGTTCTGCTTCCTCGATGCGGAGAAAGAGGCTTATCAAGCCTGTTATGAGCAAGTGATTCCTAATATGGTCAAGGGAGGAATCTTGGTGGCGGACAATGTTACCAGCCACCAGACCGAACTAAAGCCATTCGTTGACCGGGCGTTGGCGGACGAACGAGTTGACGCGGTAGTATTGCCAATTGGCAAAGGGGAACTCCTGTGCCGACGAAGCTGA
- a CDS encoding N-acetyltransferase yields MAKIEVIEVESASQLKQFITYPNRLYRNDPNYVTPLISERLEFFDQEKNPFFHSARVKMFLAMDGNEVVGRIATCINYNHNDFQAEQVGFFGFFDCPDDYEIASTLLKVAMITIKREGMEKMRGPMSFSTNHECGFLIEGFDSPPTVMMTYNQPYLPRLTEKFGLKKAMDLVAYRFSEEVPVSPRIAKVVEKITARAKITIRSLNMKDFDNEVKRIHRVYNQAWEKNWGFIPMTKDEFFHTAKNLKQILDPDIAFVCERGDTPVAFCLALPDINQALIHLKGKLWPTGLLKLLWHTKIRNKINCARIITFGVIPQFQKRGLEMIMYHACFTTATGKGYSWGEASWVLETNDLMRKAIEQMGATVYKRYRIVEMPL; encoded by the coding sequence ATGGCAAAGATAGAAGTGATCGAAGTTGAATCTGCTTCACAATTGAAGCAGTTCATTACATACCCCAACCGTTTGTATCGTAACGATCCCAATTATGTCACACCGCTTATCTCGGAGCGGCTTGAGTTTTTCGATCAAGAGAAGAATCCGTTCTTCCATTCGGCCCGGGTAAAGATGTTCCTGGCTATGGACGGTAATGAGGTAGTGGGACGTATAGCAACCTGCATCAACTACAACCACAATGATTTTCAGGCGGAGCAGGTTGGTTTCTTTGGTTTCTTTGATTGTCCTGACGACTATGAGATCGCCTCAACCCTTCTTAAGGTCGCTATGATTACTATCAAGCGTGAGGGGATGGAGAAAATGCGTGGCCCGATGAGTTTCTCCACCAATCATGAGTGTGGTTTTCTCATTGAGGGATTTGACAGTCCTCCCACAGTGATGATGACTTACAATCAACCCTACCTGCCACGCTTGACGGAGAAGTTTGGTCTCAAGAAAGCTATGGATCTGGTGGCATATCGGTTTTCTGAAGAGGTCCCGGTTTCGCCCCGTATCGCGAAGGTCGTAGAGAAAATCACTGCCCGTGCCAAGATCACTATTCGAAGTCTAAACATGAAGGACTTCGACAACGAAGTTAAGCGTATCCACCGGGTATATAACCAGGCTTGGGAAAAGAACTGGGGATTTATTCCCATGACCAAGGATGAGTTTTTCCACACGGCCAAGAATCTCAAGCAGATTCTTGATCCGGATATCGCATTCGTCTGCGAACGTGGCGACACGCCGGTTGCATTTTGCTTGGCGTTGCCGGATATCAACCAGGCGCTCATTCATCTCAAAGGCAAACTTTGGCCCACGGGGTTACTCAAACTTCTGTGGCATACGAAAATCCGCAATAAGATCAACTGCGCTCGTATTATCACTTTTGGCGTTATTCCCCAGTTCCAGAAACGTGGTCTTGAGATGATTATGTACCACGCCTGTTTTACGACAGCCACAGGTAAAGGCTACAGTTGGGGCGAAGCATCCTGGGTGCTTGAGACCAATGATCTGATGCGCAAGGCTATCGAACAAATGGGAGCTACCGTCTACAAACGCTATCGCATTGTCGAAATGCCGCTGTAG
- a CDS encoding DNA-protecting protein DprA: MEELSSYSNTVKTLALAKYANIGPRQFAALMHQFGDLDTVLTADTDSLSAIESLDPEAIELIQTTRTELDWVARYHDELTQRDIKVATRFDPDYPRPLEELNDPPPLLYVRGQLPDNSLKSVTVIGASQASQEGIELTVSLTRLLAEANIQVVSSLRGGVDGAVHLGVKAAKGRSFAVLDSGVDHLDLTEQTPLAVDIAQEGGLIAEYAPDVEQDPDHLKEVNRLLVGLSQAVVVTEFYNDSHSTKDTLSFCHDIGKLVFLMVDPKHGALSDETALATANEYGAVPIVGLDQVDNIIKALV; encoded by the coding sequence ATGGAAGAATTGAGCAGTTACAGCAATACGGTAAAGACACTGGCTCTGGCGAAGTATGCCAATATTGGTCCGAGGCAGTTTGCGGCCTTGATGCACCAGTTCGGCGATCTTGACACAGTGCTCACCGCTGATACCGATTCATTGTCGGCCATCGAAAGCCTTGATCCCGAGGCAATCGAACTAATACAAACAACCAGAACAGAACTGGACTGGGTTGCTCGATATCATGACGAGTTGACCCAGCGTGATATCAAAGTAGCTACTCGTTTCGATCCGGACTATCCCCGCCCGCTGGAGGAGCTGAATGACCCGCCGCCACTGTTATATGTCCGTGGACAGTTACCTGACAATTCGCTCAAAAGCGTTACGGTCATTGGTGCTAGTCAGGCATCACAGGAAGGCATAGAGCTTACCGTTTCTCTGACACGATTACTGGCTGAGGCCAATATTCAGGTAGTGTCGTCGCTGAGAGGGGGCGTTGATGGTGCTGTCCATCTTGGAGTCAAGGCGGCCAAGGGGAGATCCTTTGCTGTTCTGGATTCCGGTGTTGATCATCTCGACTTGACGGAGCAAACTCCACTGGCTGTTGACATTGCTCAGGAAGGTGGACTGATAGCCGAGTATGCGCCAGATGTGGAACAGGATCCTGACCATCTGAAGGAAGTCAATCGACTTCTGGTCGGGCTATCCCAGGCGGTGGTAGTGACAGAGTTTTACAACGATTCACACAGTACGAAAGATACCCTCTCCTTCTGCCATGATATTGGCAAGCTCGTTTTCCTGATGGTCGATCCCAAGCATGGCGCTCTTTCGGATGAAACCGCTCTGGCAACTGCCAACGAGTATGGTGCGGTGCCGATTGTCGGACTTGACCAGGTGGATAATATCATAAAAGCGCTGGTATAG
- a CDS encoding DUF1015 family protein, with product MSVIRPFKGLRPRPDMAAVVASPPYDVLNSDEARALVKDNPNSFLRVNKPEVDFKPGVSMYSDEVYLRGKENLQRLADDNIMLRDQKPCFYLYRLTWKGQSQTGLVTLTSCEEYEQGTIKKHEHTRPVKVNDRADHIQKVAAQVGPVFSIFRDNPDIKAIFAGISAAPPEYDFTTEDDVRHEMWVINDSGAINVLVAAFGKLDAIYIADGHHRSAAASEVARRMKEQNPNHTGNEYYNFFLNVIFPDSELRILPYNRVVKGLNGMTADAFVARLKDAFDVTPLQEPLEPKNPYCFGTLCQGNWFRLTAKPGTFDANHPADSIDAAVLTSNLLGPVLGIEDIRTDKNIDFIGGIRGVAELEKLVNSGDFDLAFSLYPVTVTQLLAVADAGQVMPPKSTWFEPKLRSGMVVNLLDE from the coding sequence ATGTCTGTTATTCGTCCCTTCAAGGGTCTTCGCCCTCGCCCCGACATGGCCGCCGTTGTTGCCTCACCTCCCTATGATGTGCTCAATAGCGATGAAGCACGAGCATTAGTCAAAGACAACCCCAATTCCTTTCTGCGTGTCAACAAGCCGGAAGTTGATTTCAAACCGGGTGTCTCAATGTACAGCGATGAAGTCTACCTTCGTGGCAAAGAAAACCTCCAGCGTCTGGCTGATGACAATATCATGCTGCGCGATCAGAAGCCCTGTTTCTATCTGTACCGTCTCACCTGGAAAGGCCAGAGCCAAACCGGGCTGGTGACACTCACCTCGTGCGAAGAATACGAGCAGGGCACAATAAAGAAGCACGAGCATACTCGCCCTGTCAAAGTCAACGACCGGGCGGATCATATCCAAAAAGTCGCCGCCCAGGTAGGGCCGGTTTTCTCCATTTTCCGTGACAATCCGGACATCAAAGCAATCTTTGCCGGTATTTCTGCCGCACCTCCCGAATACGATTTCACCACCGAGGACGATGTGCGCCACGAGATGTGGGTTATCAATGACTCTGGAGCCATAAACGTGTTGGTTGCAGCATTTGGGAAACTGGATGCTATCTATATCGCCGACGGCCATCATCGTTCGGCCGCCGCTTCTGAAGTTGCCCGCCGTATGAAAGAACAGAATCCAAACCATACCGGCAACGAGTACTACAACTTCTTTCTCAATGTGATTTTCCCCGACAGCGAACTTCGTATCCTGCCCTACAACCGGGTCGTCAAAGGTCTGAACGGTATGACGGCTGACGCGTTTGTGGCACGTTTGAAGGATGCATTTGATGTCACCCCCCTGCAGGAACCGCTTGAGCCAAAGAACCCATACTGTTTTGGCACACTATGCCAGGGGAACTGGTTCCGTCTGACCGCCAAACCGGGCACGTTCGACGCTAACCATCCGGCCGACTCGATTGATGCGGCGGTGCTGACGTCCAATTTGTTGGGTCCCGTACTTGGTATTGAAGACATCCGCACCGACAAAAACATTGATTTCATAGGCGGTATCCGGGGAGTAGCCGAGCTTGAGAAGCTTGTCAATTCCGGTGATTTCGATCTCGCTTTTTCGTTGTACCCGGTCACGGTGACTCAATTGCTGGCGGTAGCTGATGCCGGGCAAGTGATGCCGCCCAAATCGACTTGGTTCGAACCGAAGCTGCGTAGTGGCATGGTAGTTAATCTCCTTGACGAATAA
- a CDS encoding T9SS type A sorting domain-containing protein yields the protein MVLTFFTAASGPATAIDCPSGSVEVTEEVEFEFLDTLGATANDFHSSCFQKEQGVSIIASDVEFVGDDLGFGLSQNYPNPFNPSTNISFDLPSASHVSLIIYNVTGQRVRSLANSRLRAGNHVLTWDGMTSGGESVASGVYFCRLVVGEQQAVAKMLLLK from the coding sequence ATGGTGCTGACGTTTTTTACAGCGGCTTCAGGGCCGGCGACAGCTATCGACTGCCCATCGGGATCGGTAGAAGTAACGGAGGAAGTGGAGTTCGAATTCCTCGACACACTCGGGGCTACCGCCAACGACTTCCATTCTTCGTGCTTTCAGAAGGAGCAAGGTGTTTCTATAATCGCCTCTGATGTAGAATTCGTCGGCGATGACCTTGGCTTCGGTCTCAGCCAGAACTATCCCAATCCTTTCAACCCGAGTACGAACATTTCATTTGATCTTCCCAGCGCCTCTCATGTTAGCCTGATCATCTACAATGTGACTGGTCAGAGAGTCCGATCGCTGGCAAACTCGCGGTTGCGGGCTGGAAATCACGTTCTTACGTGGGACGGGATGACTTCTGGCGGAGAGAGCGTCGCAAGCGGTGTGTATTTCTGTCGCCTGGTAGTAGGAGAACAGCAGGCCGTAGCGAAGATGCTGCTTCTGAAGTAG
- a CDS encoding macro domain-containing protein, which produces MPFSIEIIRGDITHVDTEAIVNAANNEFWMGAGVAGAIKNAGGQSIEDDAMIKGPVMPGEAVFSTAGKLPYKYVIHAAVMGQDLRTNDKLIRQATVSSLNLAEKLGIKSLAFPAFGTGVGGFPMTACANLMEAAVRGYQPVAKHLERVVFCMFDELGVYAFTKAAGRDR; this is translated from the coding sequence ATGCCGTTTTCAATTGAGATCATCAGGGGCGATATCACTCATGTTGACACCGAAGCGATTGTTAACGCCGCCAACAACGAGTTCTGGATGGGAGCCGGAGTTGCGGGAGCGATCAAGAACGCAGGCGGACAATCAATCGAAGACGACGCCATGATAAAAGGACCGGTGATGCCGGGTGAGGCAGTGTTTTCGACAGCGGGAAAGTTGCCTTACAAGTATGTCATCCATGCTGCCGTCATGGGCCAGGATCTCAGGACCAATGACAAACTCATTCGCCAGGCCACAGTCAGTTCGCTCAATCTGGCCGAGAAACTCGGAATCAAGTCGCTTGCTTTTCCCGCCTTTGGTACCGGTGTGGGTGGCTTTCCAATGACTGCCTGCGCCAACCTGATGGAAGCCGCAGTGCGAGGGTATCAGCCGGTAGCGAAGCATCTTGAGCGGGTAGTGTTTTGTATGTTCGACGAATTGGGCGTGTACGCCTTCACGAAAGCGGCAGGGAGGGACCGATGA
- a CDS encoding DUF4846 domain-containing protein, producing the protein MMIPRFIIYSALFVAMTALAQDNNYTWKNGEVIERTIASEILTPPGFVRVTVDDSSFAEWLRYLPLKKAGTPVFLHNGQRKGNQEAHFAVIDIDPGTRNLQQCADAVMRLRAEYLYSRGDYEVIHFKFTSGDEASFRRWITGYRPIVNGNNVTWEKRAQPDSSYQCFREYLEIVFTYAGSYSLSQELKSRRQPGAIQIGDLFIKGGFPGHAVIVIDMAYDSLLGEKLFLLAQSYMPAQDIHILKNPNDANLSSWYKLPSGPTLVTPEWVFKVDELKCFDSE; encoded by the coding sequence ATGATGATTCCACGCTTTATAATTTACTCCGCCCTATTTGTCGCGATGACAGCATTAGCTCAAGATAATAACTATACCTGGAAGAATGGCGAAGTTATTGAACGCACTATTGCCTCAGAAATACTAACTCCGCCGGGATTCGTGAGAGTAACTGTCGATGACAGTTCGTTTGCTGAGTGGCTACGGTATCTCCCTTTGAAAAAAGCTGGCACTCCCGTCTTTCTGCACAATGGACAACGAAAGGGGAATCAGGAGGCGCACTTTGCGGTGATCGACATTGATCCCGGAACCAGAAACCTTCAGCAGTGCGCCGATGCAGTTATGCGGCTACGCGCTGAGTATCTGTATTCGAGAGGGGATTACGAGGTTATACATTTTAAGTTTACCAGCGGTGACGAAGCGTCCTTTCGACGATGGATTACTGGTTACCGTCCTATAGTTAACGGTAACAATGTGACGTGGGAGAAACGGGCACAGCCTGATTCATCCTATCAGTGTTTCAGAGAGTACCTGGAAATCGTCTTCACTTATGCCGGTAGCTATTCGTTAAGCCAGGAACTGAAGTCGCGTCGGCAGCCGGGAGCAATCCAAATCGGCGATCTGTTCATCAAGGGCGGCTTCCCTGGTCATGCAGTTATTGTGATCGATATGGCCTACGATTCGCTGTTGGGCGAGAAATTGTTTCTTCTGGCGCAGAGCTACATGCCGGCCCAGGATATACACATTCTTAAGAACCCAAACGATGCTAATCTGTCCTCCTGGTACAAGCTACCGTCTGGGCCGACCCTTGTGACGCCGGAGTGGGTTTTCAAGGTTGACGAATTGAAATGCTTCGATTCTGAGTGA
- a CDS encoding pyridoxal phosphate-dependent aminotransferase family protein: MDLFEKCRTYCDPQKVMEMGIYPYFHPMQSAPGDEVDIDGQKCIMVGSNNYLGLVDHPKVKEAAAEAVRKYGSGCTGSRLLNGTLDLHVELEERLARFMKRPAALVFSTGFQTNLGTIATLVGKNDAVIIDRQDHASIVDGTRLSYGKVYKFAHNDMDDFERVVSNVRSNNSRGGLLVVVDGVFSMEGDIVNLPRLVDVAQRYNVRVLVDDAHAIGVLGETGAGTAEHFGLIDKVDITMGTFSKSFASLGGFIAADKHIINYIKHRARALIFSASIPPANAASVLAALDIIESEPERRERVWKNARRMQQEFRDLGFDIGDTETPIVPIVVGDDLDAFTFWKALFDNGVFTNPVVSPAVPPGQAMIRTSYTATHTDEQLNRVVEVVARVGREKGLIP, encoded by the coding sequence ATCGACCTCTTCGAGAAATGCCGCACCTACTGCGACCCTCAGAAGGTGATGGAGATGGGTATTTATCCCTACTTTCATCCGATGCAGTCTGCTCCCGGCGACGAAGTGGATATAGACGGCCAGAAGTGCATCATGGTTGGTTCCAACAATTACCTGGGGCTGGTCGATCATCCCAAGGTCAAAGAAGCGGCGGCTGAAGCCGTCCGCAAATATGGTTCCGGTTGTACCGGCTCGCGTCTTCTCAACGGCACCCTGGACCTTCATGTTGAGCTTGAAGAACGCCTGGCCCGGTTCATGAAACGTCCCGCAGCGCTGGTTTTTTCTACCGGTTTCCAGACCAATCTTGGCACAATTGCAACCCTGGTGGGAAAGAATGATGCGGTCATTATCGACCGCCAGGATCACGCCAGCATTGTCGATGGTACCCGGCTCTCGTACGGCAAGGTTTACAAGTTTGCCCACAATGATATGGATGATTTCGAACGGGTTGTTTCCAACGTGCGCTCGAACAACTCGCGCGGGGGCTTGCTGGTAGTGGTTGATGGTGTCTTCTCAATGGAAGGCGATATTGTCAATTTGCCGCGGCTGGTTGATGTTGCCCAACGCTATAACGTGCGGGTTCTGGTCGATGATGCTCACGCAATAGGTGTCCTTGGTGAAACGGGTGCCGGAACGGCCGAGCATTTCGGATTGATTGACAAAGTTGATATCACGATGGGGACATTCTCCAAGTCGTTTGCCTCGCTGGGTGGGTTTATAGCGGCAGATAAGCACATAATCAACTATATCAAACACCGCGCTCGGGCATTGATATTCTCGGCTTCAATTCCACCGGCCAATGCAGCTTCGGTTCTGGCGGCACTGGATATAATTGAATCCGAACCAGAGAGACGAGAGCGAGTGTGGAAAAATGCACGTCGCATGCAACAGGAGTTCCGTGACCTCGGCTTTGATATCGGCGACACCGAGACTCCGATTGTGCCAATTGTGGTCGGCGATGACCTTGATGCGTTCACTTTCTGGAAAGCACTTTTTGACAATGGCGTGTTCACCAACCCGGTGGTCTCACCGGCGGTACCCCCCGGACAGGCCATGATACGGACTTCATATACGGCCACCCACACCGACGAGCAACTCAACCGGGTAGTAGAAGTGGTCGCTCGTGTCGGCAGGGAGAAGGGACTTATTCCTTAG